The following coding sequences lie in one Lemur catta isolate mLemCat1 chromosome 11, mLemCat1.pri, whole genome shotgun sequence genomic window:
- the PPP1R17 gene encoding protein phosphatase 1 regulatory subunit 17, which produces MMSTQQMQPLELSEDRLDKLDPRCSHLDDLSDQFIKDCELKKKPRKGKNAQPTLNVESDQKKPRRKDTPALHIPPFIPGVLSEHLIKRYDVQERHPKGKMSPALHNTDLEQKKPRRKDTPALHMPPFAAGVTLLRDERPKVITEDDEKDGDKIAI; this is translated from the exons ATGATGTCCACTCAGCAAATGCAGCCACTGGAGCTCTCAGAAGACAGGCTGGACAAGCTAGATCCTCGCTGCAGCCACTTAG ATGATCTTTCAGACCAGTTCATTAAGGACTGTGAGCTtaaaaagaagccaagaaaggggaaaaatgcaCAGCCCACCCTGAATGTTGAGTCAGACCAAAAAAAACCAAGGAGGAAGGATACACCAGCACTGCACATCCCGCCTTTCATACCAG GTGTGCTTTCAGAACATCTAATTAAAAGATATGATGTTCAAGAGAGACATCCAAAGGGCAAAATGAGCCCAGCTCTTCATAACACTGACCTGGAACAGAAAAAGCCGAGGAGAAAAGACACACCTGCTCTGCACATGCCCCCCTTTGCAGCAG GTGTGACACTTCTCAGGGATGAGAGACCCAAAGTGATCACGGAAGATGACGAAAAGGATGGTGACAAGATAGCTATTTAG